From the Streptomyces pluripotens genome, one window contains:
- a CDS encoding crotonase/enoyl-CoA hydratase family protein, translated as MGGTEHLTVRREGATLVLTLNRPDARNALSLAMLVGLYDGWIEADADDAIRSIVLTGAGGAFCAGMDLKALAGDGMQGQQYRDRLTADPDLHWKAMLRHHRPRKPVIAAVEGYCVAGGTEILQGTDIRVAGESATFGLFEVRRGLFPIGGSTVRLQRQIPRTHALEMLLTGRPYSAREAAGIGLIGHVVPDGTALARALEVAGRINTCGPLAVEAVKASVYETAEMTETDGLAAELARGWPVFDTADAKEGARAFAEKRPPLYKRA; from the coding sequence ATGGGCGGGACGGAACACCTCACCGTGCGGCGCGAAGGCGCCACACTGGTGCTCACGCTGAACAGGCCCGACGCCAGGAACGCGCTCTCGCTTGCGATGCTCGTCGGCCTCTACGACGGCTGGATCGAAGCCGACGCGGACGACGCGATCCGTTCGATCGTGCTCACCGGCGCGGGCGGCGCGTTCTGCGCCGGAATGGACCTGAAGGCGCTGGCCGGGGACGGCATGCAGGGGCAGCAGTACCGCGACCGGCTCACGGCCGACCCCGATCTGCACTGGAAGGCGATGCTGCGCCATCACCGCCCCCGCAAGCCAGTGATCGCCGCCGTCGAAGGGTACTGCGTCGCGGGCGGCACCGAGATCCTCCAGGGCACCGACATCAGGGTCGCGGGCGAGTCCGCCACCTTCGGTCTGTTCGAGGTCAGACGCGGGCTGTTCCCGATCGGTGGCTCCACCGTGCGACTGCAACGCCAGATCCCGCGCACCCACGCCCTGGAAATGCTGCTCACCGGACGGCCCTACAGCGCTCGGGAAGCCGCCGGGATCGGGCTGATCGGCCATGTCGTCCCCGACGGCACCGCGCTGGCCAGGGCCCTGGAGGTCGCCGGACGGATCAACACGTGTGGTCCGCTCGCTGTCGAGGCCGTCAAGGCGTCCGTGTACGAGACCGCCGAGATGACCGAGACCGACGGACTCGCCGCCGAACTCGCACGCGGCTGGCCCGTGTTCGACACCGCCGACGCCAAGGAGGGCGCCCGCGCCTTCGCGGAGAAGCGACCCCCCCTCTACAAGCGCGCCTGA
- a CDS encoding Zn-ribbon domain-containing OB-fold protein: protein MPEVLKAPLVVAFPFTRSLGPVQSAFLTGLRERVVLGVRTTDGRTLVPPVEYDPVTAEEIGELVEVAPTGTVTTWAWNPAPRRGQPLATPFAWVLVRLDGADTALLHALDAPGPHSVHTGMRVRVRWARERTGAITDIACFEPHEGGPGRPTGHSGAFGNPLTAIVTPARLDYTYTPGRAQSAYINALSERRTVGERCPSCHKVYVPPRGACPTCGLATAERVEVGPRGTVTTFCIVNIKAKNLDIEVPYVYAHIALDGADLALHARIGGIPYDQVRMGLRVEPVWTEDARYPDHYRPSGEPDADYETYRELL, encoded by the coding sequence GTGCCCGAAGTGCTCAAAGCACCACTCGTCGTCGCTTTCCCCTTCACCCGATCCCTCGGCCCTGTCCAAAGCGCTTTCCTCACCGGCCTGCGCGAACGCGTCGTCCTCGGGGTGCGGACCACGGACGGGCGTACCCTCGTCCCGCCCGTCGAGTACGACCCCGTCACCGCCGAGGAGATCGGCGAGCTGGTGGAAGTCGCCCCCACCGGCACGGTCACCACCTGGGCCTGGAACCCCGCCCCCCGCCGCGGGCAGCCCCTGGCGACCCCGTTCGCCTGGGTCCTGGTCCGCCTCGACGGTGCCGACACCGCCCTGCTGCACGCCCTCGACGCCCCCGGCCCGCACAGCGTGCACACGGGTATGCGGGTGCGCGTCCGCTGGGCCCGGGAGCGCACCGGGGCCATCACCGACATCGCCTGCTTCGAGCCCCACGAAGGGGGACCGGGCCGACCGACCGGGCACAGCGGTGCGTTCGGGAACCCGCTCACCGCGATCGTCACCCCCGCCCGGCTCGATTACACCTACACGCCCGGCCGCGCCCAATCCGCCTACATCAATGCCCTCTCCGAGCGGCGCACCGTCGGCGAGCGCTGTCCCTCGTGCCACAAGGTGTACGTCCCGCCGCGGGGGGCGTGCCCCACCTGCGGCCTCGCCACGGCCGAACGGGTCGAAGTGGGTCCGCGGGGCACGGTCACCACGTTCTGCATCGTGAACATCAAGGCGAAGAACCTCGACATCGAAGTGCCCTACGTCTACGCACACATCGCCCTGGACGGTGCCGACCTCGCGTTGCACGCCCGGATCGGCGGCATCCCCTACGACCAGGTCCGCATGGGGCTGCGCGTGGAACCCGTGTGGACGGAGGACGCTCGCTACCCCGACCACTACCGGCCCAGCGGCGAGCCCGACGCCGACTACGAGACCTACAGGGAGCTGCTGTGA
- a CDS encoding thiolase domain-containing protein, with translation MTGEEAPTPRDVAVVAFAQTEHRRSTEESSEVEMLMPVLHEVLARTGLKAADIGFTCSGSSDYLAGRAFSFTLALDGVGAWPPISESHVEADGAWALYEAWTKLLTTDADTALVYSYGTSSSGSIRDVLTRQLDPYYLAPLWPDAVALAALQAQALVDAGDTDETALAAVGARSRADATANPHAQLTGNVPQGDYVVRPLRTGDCPPVSDGAAAVILAAGERARELCERPAWIRGIDHRIEAHALGVRDLTDSPSARLAAEHAGAFERPVDTAELHAPFSSQEVILRKALRLDGSVRVNPSGGALAANPVMAAGLIRIGEAAARIHSGESDRALAHATSGPCLQQNLVAVLEGDPR, from the coding sequence GTGACCGGTGAAGAAGCCCCCACCCCCCGGGACGTCGCCGTCGTCGCCTTCGCACAGACCGAACACCGCCGCTCCACCGAGGAGTCCTCCGAAGTCGAGATGCTGATGCCGGTGCTCCACGAGGTGCTGGCCCGGACCGGCCTCAAGGCCGCGGACATCGGCTTCACCTGCTCGGGCTCCAGCGACTACCTGGCCGGCCGCGCCTTCTCCTTCACCCTCGCCCTGGACGGCGTCGGCGCCTGGCCGCCGATCTCCGAGTCGCACGTCGAGGCCGACGGCGCCTGGGCGTTGTACGAGGCCTGGACCAAGCTGCTGACCACGGACGCGGACACCGCCCTCGTGTACTCCTACGGCACATCCTCATCCGGGTCGATCCGGGACGTGCTGACCCGCCAGCTCGATCCGTACTACCTCGCCCCACTGTGGCCCGACGCGGTGGCCCTGGCCGCGCTCCAGGCACAGGCGCTCGTGGACGCGGGGGACACCGACGAAACCGCGCTCGCGGCCGTCGGCGCACGCAGCCGCGCCGACGCCACCGCCAACCCACATGCCCAACTCACGGGGAACGTCCCCCAGGGCGACTACGTCGTACGGCCACTGCGCACCGGTGACTGCCCGCCGGTCAGCGACGGCGCCGCCGCCGTGATCCTCGCCGCAGGGGAGCGGGCCCGGGAACTGTGCGAGCGGCCCGCCTGGATCCGCGGCATCGACCACCGCATCGAGGCCCACGCACTCGGCGTCCGCGACCTCACCGACTCGCCGTCCGCCCGGCTCGCCGCCGAACACGCCGGAGCCTTCGAACGGCCGGTCGACACGGCGGAGTTGCACGCGCCGTTCAGCTCGCAGGAGGTGATCCTGCGCAAGGCGCTCCGGCTCGACGGCAGCGTCCGCGTCAACCCCTCCGGAGGGGCGCTCGCCGCCAACCCGGTCATGGCTGCCGGCCTCATCCGCATCGGTGAGGCCGCCGCCCGGATCCACAGTGGCGAGTCCGACCGTGCTCTCGCGCACGCCACGTCCGGCCCCTGCCTGCAGCAGAACCTGGTCGCCGTACTCGAAGGGGATCCCCGATGA
- a CDS encoding thiolase domain-containing protein, whose protein sequence is MSKEPVAVVGIGQTRHVAARRDVSIAGLVREAAQRALRDAEVTWADVEAVVIGKAPDFFEGVMMPELYLADALGAVGKPMLRVHTAGSVGGSTALVAANLVAARVHGTVLTLAFEKQSESNAMWGLSLPIPFQQPLLAGAGGFFAPHVRAYIRRSGAPGTVGSLVAYKDRCNALKNPYAHLHEHDITLEKVQASPMLWDPIRYSETCPSSDGACAMVLTGRAGAARSPRPPAWLLGGAMRSEPTLFAGKDFVSPQAGKDCAADVYRQAGIADPRRDIDAVEMYVPFSWYEPMWLENLGFAAEGEGWKLTESGATALDGDLPVNMSGGVLSANPIGASGMIRFAEAALQVRGQAGAHQVEGARRVLGHAYGGGAQFFSMWLVGSEPPDS, encoded by the coding sequence ATGAGCAAGGAGCCCGTGGCCGTCGTAGGCATCGGCCAGACCAGGCACGTGGCAGCCCGCCGGGACGTGTCGATCGCCGGACTCGTCCGCGAGGCGGCACAAAGGGCCCTGAGGGACGCCGAGGTGACCTGGGCCGACGTCGAGGCCGTGGTCATCGGCAAGGCGCCCGACTTCTTCGAGGGGGTGATGATGCCCGAGCTGTACCTCGCCGACGCCCTCGGGGCCGTGGGCAAGCCCATGCTCCGCGTGCACACGGCAGGCTCCGTCGGCGGGTCGACCGCGCTCGTCGCCGCCAACCTGGTGGCCGCCCGTGTGCACGGCACGGTGCTCACCCTCGCCTTCGAAAAACAGTCCGAGTCGAACGCCATGTGGGGCCTGTCCCTGCCGATCCCCTTCCAGCAGCCCCTGCTGGCCGGGGCCGGCGGCTTCTTCGCCCCGCACGTGCGCGCGTACATACGGCGCAGCGGCGCACCCGGCACCGTAGGCTCCCTGGTCGCCTACAAGGACCGGTGCAACGCCCTGAAGAACCCCTACGCACACCTCCACGAACACGACATCACCTTGGAGAAGGTCCAGGCCTCACCCATGTTGTGGGACCCCATCCGCTACTCCGAGACCTGTCCGTCCTCCGACGGTGCCTGCGCGATGGTCCTCACCGGCCGCGCCGGGGCCGCCCGTTCGCCCCGGCCGCCCGCCTGGCTGCTGGGCGGCGCCATGCGCAGTGAACCGACCCTCTTCGCGGGCAAGGACTTCGTCTCGCCGCAGGCCGGCAAGGACTGCGCCGCGGACGTCTACCGGCAGGCCGGCATCGCCGACCCTCGCCGGGACATCGACGCCGTGGAGATGTACGTGCCGTTCTCCTGGTACGAGCCCATGTGGCTGGAGAACCTGGGGTTCGCCGCGGAGGGCGAAGGCTGGAAGCTCACCGAGTCCGGTGCGACCGCACTCGACGGGGACCTGCCCGTCAACATGTCCGGCGGTGTGCTGTCCGCCAACCCGATCGGCGCCTCCGGCATGATCCGCTTCGCCGAGGCGGCCCTCCAGGTGCGCGGACAGGCTGGAGCACACCAGGTGGAAGGGGCTCGCAGGGTGCTGGGGCACGCCTATGGCGGCGGCGCGCAGTTCTTCTCGATGTGGCTCGTGGGAAGCGAACCGCCGGACTCCTGA
- a CDS encoding DUF397 domain-containing protein — MAESTIQQQQSLAGWDKPELDLSGAEWQSSSRGLGDVQIAFVEGFIAMRNSGRPEGPSLIFTPAEWGAFVCGAREGEFDLT; from the coding sequence GTGGCCGAGAGCACCATCCAGCAGCAGCAGTCGCTCGCGGGCTGGGACAAGCCGGAGCTGGACCTCAGCGGGGCCGAGTGGCAGTCCAGCAGCCGAGGTCTGGGAGATGTCCAGATCGCCTTTGTCGAGGGCTTCATCGCCATGCGCAACAGCGGCCGCCCCGAGGGCCCTTCCCTCATCTTCACCCCTGCGGAGTGGGGCGCATTCGTGTGCGGCGCGCGGGAAGGGGAGTTCGACCTCACCTGA
- a CDS encoding FAD-dependent oxidoreductase: protein MRTETDVTEQLRLAREDPFRVLIVGAGVAGLTLARLLRLRGLHPVLVERAAPEGEDGYMLGLMPFVDPVLHDLGVLDRYLEASVEMHQYRLHGASGAVLKDYSLDDAIGRFGHYRGIERGHLLRVLGVEQTPVAYRTTVTEIVQDEGLVHVTLAAGGKQLAVDVDALIAADGLHSATRSLVLDPRQVHPYDTSWGGWVAWTDSDADACGRYEETWGAGCFIGLYPVLDRVGVFVGGPRDVTSAGPAAFAQQVRRALRTLDGRHARALQAVADASDAYFWDMSDVRASTWTAGRVALLGDAAAGFLPTAGVGAAMAMESAAVLAGNLTTGNAASVPDALRAYEARQRPRVETAQDNSRRLARLMFRRGRTICRARDEATRFVGVNTALGPIRKLLAERAPSAHPSPGRPHRMH from the coding sequence ATGCGGACAGAGACGGACGTGACGGAACAACTCAGACTCGCCCGGGAGGACCCGTTCCGGGTGCTGATCGTCGGCGCCGGAGTCGCAGGCCTCACCCTGGCCCGGCTGTTGCGGCTCCGCGGGCTGCATCCGGTTCTCGTCGAACGCGCGGCGCCGGAAGGAGAGGACGGCTACATGCTGGGGCTGATGCCGTTCGTCGACCCGGTGCTGCACGACCTCGGCGTGCTCGACCGGTACCTCGAAGCCAGTGTCGAAATGCATCAGTACCGCTTGCACGGCGCGTCGGGGGCGGTGCTGAAGGACTACTCCCTGGACGATGCGATCGGCAGGTTCGGCCACTACCGTGGCATCGAACGCGGGCACCTGCTCCGCGTGCTCGGCGTGGAGCAGACGCCCGTGGCCTACCGGACCACGGTCACGGAAATCGTCCAGGACGAGGGCCTGGTGCACGTCACCCTGGCCGCCGGAGGGAAGCAACTCGCCGTCGACGTCGACGCGCTGATCGCGGCCGACGGACTTCATTCGGCCACACGGTCACTGGTCCTCGATCCCCGCCAGGTGCATCCCTACGACACCAGTTGGGGCGGTTGGGTGGCCTGGACCGATTCCGACGCCGACGCATGTGGCCGTTACGAGGAGACATGGGGTGCGGGGTGCTTCATCGGCCTCTATCCCGTGCTCGACCGCGTCGGGGTGTTCGTCGGCGGACCCCGCGATGTCACCTCCGCGGGCCCGGCCGCGTTCGCCCAGCAGGTCCGGCGCGCGCTCCGTACGCTCGACGGCCGCCATGCCCGTGCGCTGCAGGCCGTCGCAGACGCTTCCGACGCCTACTTCTGGGACATGTCCGACGTACGCGCCTCGACGTGGACCGCCGGCCGCGTAGCCCTGTTGGGTGACGCCGCCGCAGGGTTCCTGCCCACCGCGGGCGTCGGAGCGGCGATGGCGATGGAATCCGCGGCCGTCCTGGCCGGGAACCTCACCACGGGCAACGCAGCCTCGGTACCGGACGCGTTGCGCGCCTACGAGGCCCGGCAACGCCCACGCGTGGAGACCGCCCAGGACAACTCCCGCCGCCTCGCCCGGCTGATGTTCCGCCGCGGGCGGACGATCTGCCGGGCACGCGACGAGGCCACGCGCTTCGTCGGAGTGAACACGGCCCTTGGCCCCATCCGGAAGCTGCTCGCGGAACGCGCCCCGTCGGCACACCCCTCCCCCGGGCGCCCGCACCGGATGCACTGA
- a CDS encoding TetR/AcrR family transcriptional regulator produces the protein MAAGELAPERRRRLLEVAAREFAARGYEHASLNAIIHTCGMSKSSFYHYMGSKAALFDTVVREATGALARRLRVPAPRELAGPHFWDRVTALLNDVLAAADREQWYAEAGKLFYLPDVPDGQGTVLREVLRSIHTWLTQALAVGRECGAVRDDLPASLQAALVGDVLQCLDRWSLQHLRESPAAVRADLMRAQIEVLHRLLAPSPRAAQPTGGTEQGAEP, from the coding sequence ATGGCAGCAGGTGAACTCGCCCCGGAGCGCCGTCGGCGCCTACTGGAGGTGGCCGCGCGGGAATTCGCAGCCAGGGGGTACGAGCACGCGTCACTCAACGCGATCATCCACACCTGTGGGATGAGCAAGAGCTCCTTCTACCACTACATGGGATCGAAGGCAGCGCTCTTCGACACGGTGGTACGGGAGGCGACGGGTGCACTGGCCCGCAGGCTCCGCGTTCCCGCACCGCGGGAACTGGCCGGCCCGCACTTCTGGGACCGGGTGACCGCACTGCTCAACGACGTCCTTGCCGCTGCCGACCGGGAACAGTGGTACGCCGAGGCCGGGAAGCTCTTCTATCTGCCGGACGTGCCCGATGGGCAGGGCACCGTACTGCGTGAGGTGTTGCGCTCGATCCACACGTGGCTCACCCAAGCGCTGGCCGTCGGCCGTGAGTGCGGCGCGGTCCGCGACGACCTGCCCGCATCCCTGCAGGCGGCGCTCGTGGGTGACGTCCTGCAATGCCTCGACCGCTGGTCCCTGCAACACCTGCGCGAGTCACCCGCTGCGGTGCGCGCCGACCTCATGCGAGCGCAGATCGAGGTCCTTCACCGCCTGCTCGCTCCGTCCCCCCGGGCGGCACAGCCAACGGGGGGAACGGAACAGGGAGCAGAGCCGTGA
- a CDS encoding N-acetylmuramoyl-L-alanine amidase codes for MRGPATDRTSTPGRRTPRRTTGPLASAALLLPLLLAAPAQGSTDAATGRLQRAFATAAANYHVPQRVLLAVSYLQSRWDWHGGAPSVSGGYGPMHLTDARAAIATTEHFAEGTEDARGDAARAALRPTIGVPSGLAVPSRLRTLPEAARLAGIPAGELRTDPAANVAGGAALLASAQKELGEPPSSDPADWYGAVALFSRANDTATAAAYADNVYDILRTGEERITDDGQLVALAAQPRLTADTAQLRRTGLPTLPKGGTECPKSVSCESVPAPYTEFGNGDYGNHDLGDRPVSQSIKYLVIHDTEGTWDGVMKLIQDPTYVSWNYTIRSTDGLIAQHVKAKDVAWQAGNWYINAKSIGIEHEGFLASPDAWYTEAMYRSSARLVRYLARKYDIPLDRQHVLGHDNVPGPTASAIPGMHTDPGPYWDWRHYFQLLGRPFRRTAGRQTGLVTILPDYAWNRPAYTGCATKGEPCTTHGSSEVRLYSDHDVKAPLIKDIGLTTDPTTGVNDLSSRVSTGQQFAVAGRWGDWTAIWYLGQKAWFQNPRWQPAAVPARGFAVTPRDGLAGVPVYGRAYPEKGAYPAGVPTQSVVPLPYTIPAGQKYVVGDEVPGEYYYAVTFTTGSHRVVVGKDLYYEIQYGHRVGFVRASDVRLEGWTR; via the coding sequence TTGCGAGGACCCGCCACCGACCGCACGTCCACGCCCGGCCGCAGGACTCCGCGGCGGACCACCGGACCGCTCGCCTCCGCCGCCCTGCTGCTGCCGCTGCTCCTCGCCGCCCCCGCCCAGGGTTCCACGGACGCCGCCACGGGCAGGTTGCAGCGCGCATTCGCCACCGCGGCGGCCAACTACCACGTACCGCAGCGCGTGCTGCTGGCCGTCTCCTATCTGCAGTCCCGCTGGGACTGGCACGGTGGCGCGCCCAGCGTGAGCGGGGGCTACGGCCCGATGCACCTCACCGATGCCCGAGCCGCGATCGCCACCACGGAGCACTTCGCCGAGGGCACTGAGGACGCCCGTGGCGACGCCGCCCGCGCCGCGCTGCGCCCCACCATCGGGGTGCCCTCCGGGCTGGCGGTTCCGTCCCGTCTGAGGACGCTGCCCGAGGCGGCGCGGCTGGCGGGCATCCCAGCCGGGGAACTGCGCACCGACCCGGCGGCGAACGTGGCGGGCGGCGCGGCGCTCCTCGCGTCCGCGCAGAAGGAACTGGGCGAACCTCCGAGCAGCGACCCGGCGGACTGGTACGGCGCGGTGGCCCTGTTCTCCCGCGCCAATGACACGGCGACCGCGGCGGCGTACGCCGATAATGTCTACGACATCCTACGCACGGGCGAGGAGCGCATCACCGACGACGGCCAGTTGGTCGCCCTGGCCGCACAGCCCCGACTCACCGCCGACACCGCCCAGCTGAGACGGACCGGCCTGCCCACCCTCCCCAAGGGCGGTACCGAGTGCCCGAAGTCGGTCTCCTGCGAGTCGGTTCCGGCGCCGTACACCGAGTTCGGGAACGGCGACTACGGTAACCACGACCTCGGCGACCGTCCGGTGTCACAGAGCATCAAGTACCTGGTCATCCATGACACAGAGGGCACCTGGGACGGGGTGATGAAGCTCATCCAAGACCCCACGTATGTGTCATGGAACTACACGATCCGCTCCACCGATGGGCTGATCGCCCAGCACGTCAAAGCGAAGGACGTGGCCTGGCAGGCCGGCAACTGGTACATCAACGCCAAGTCGATCGGCATCGAGCACGAAGGCTTCCTGGCCAGCCCGGACGCCTGGTACACGGAGGCGATGTACCGGTCCTCGGCGCGGTTGGTGAGGTACCTGGCCAGGAAGTACGACATCCCGCTAGACCGGCAGCACGTCCTGGGCCACGACAACGTGCCCGGTCCGACGGCCTCGGCCATCCCCGGTATGCACACAGACCCCGGTCCGTACTGGGACTGGCGGCACTACTTCCAGTTGCTGGGCCGTCCGTTCAGGCGCACGGCCGGCCGACAGACCGGGCTGGTGACGATCCTGCCGGACTACGCCTGGAACCGCCCCGCCTACACCGGCTGCGCCACCAAGGGCGAGCCTTGCACAACGCACGGTTCCAGCGAGGTCCGGCTGTACTCGGATCACGATGTAAAGGCACCGCTCATCAAGGACATCGGACTCACGACGGACCCGACGACAGGGGTGAACGACCTGTCCTCCCGGGTGTCCACCGGCCAGCAGTTCGCGGTCGCCGGCCGCTGGGGCGACTGGACGGCGATCTGGTACCTGGGGCAGAAGGCCTGGTTCCAGAACCCTCGCTGGCAGCCGGCGGCAGTCCCCGCGAGAGGGTTCGCGGTGACCCCCAGGGACGGCTTGGCCGGCGTCCCGGTGTACGGCCGCGCCTACCCGGAGAAGGGTGCGTACCCGGCGGGCGTGCCCACCCAGTCGGTCGTGCCGCTGCCGTACACGATCCCTGCCGGGCAGAAGTACGTGGTGGGTGACGAGGTGCCGGGAGAGTACTACTACGCGGTCACCTTCACCACCGGTTCGCACCGGGTCGTGGTGGGCAAGGACCTGTACTACGAGATCCAGTACGGCCACCGGGTCGGGTTCGTCCGCGCCTCGGACGTACGGCTCGAGGGCTGGACCCGGTAG
- a CDS encoding aminoglycoside phosphotransferase family protein has translation MYAASSSVSAPPRPLRSRPAGGGPYLDPAVRPGGPALGGGRPRRVPGQPGGQPLSGRLDLSGAQGTQLRSAIASVHRICPEFTPVQVLRRSGRSVLLVGTTGRSTAVAKCLLDHSPAWAERIHHEIAAYRSFVRHRPPVRVPRLIAADPDNCTLVIERTPGRTAALQRHPAEAPPRTDIRAALGAICRVNAWRPPAGTFDVPLDYAARLSRYHELGLLTDRDLGDLQKLLHGIAHEVGRHGMLQFCHGDALLSNILLSPAGPVLVDWEHAGWYLPGYDLATLWLVLGDAPVARRQISQIAQSAGPVSRDAFLVNLMLLLTREIRTYETAVQRSMHDPAPAAPGTAHPGAAPSGEEQRLLLRRLHDDCQMARKAVRAAVGTR, from the coding sequence ATGTACGCAGCATCGTCCTCCGTGTCCGCCCCACCCCGGCCGCTGCGTTCTCGTCCGGCGGGCGGAGGACCGTACCTCGACCCGGCAGTGCGTCCGGGTGGCCCCGCGCTGGGCGGGGGCCGGCCCCGGCGGGTGCCGGGCCAGCCCGGCGGCCAACCCCTCAGCGGAAGGCTCGACCTCTCCGGCGCCCAGGGCACGCAACTGCGCTCCGCGATCGCCTCGGTGCACCGGATCTGCCCGGAGTTCACTCCAGTGCAGGTGCTCCGGCGCAGCGGACGGTCCGTCCTCCTCGTGGGGACGACGGGACGCAGCACAGCCGTCGCCAAGTGCCTCCTGGACCACTCGCCCGCCTGGGCCGAGCGGATCCATCACGAAATAGCCGCATACCGCTCGTTCGTCCGGCACCGACCTCCGGTCCGTGTGCCGCGACTGATCGCGGCGGACCCGGACAACTGCACCCTGGTCATCGAACGGACGCCGGGCCGCACGGCGGCCCTGCAACGGCACCCTGCGGAAGCTCCGCCCCGCACGGACATCCGGGCCGCACTGGGCGCCATCTGCCGGGTGAACGCCTGGCGGCCCCCGGCCGGCACCTTCGACGTGCCGTTGGACTACGCGGCCCGGCTCTCCCGGTATCACGAGCTCGGCCTGCTCACCGACCGCGACCTCGGCGATCTGCAGAAGCTCCTGCACGGCATCGCCCACGAGGTGGGCCGGCACGGCATGCTCCAGTTCTGCCACGGTGATGCCCTGCTGTCCAACATCCTGCTCTCGCCGGCTGGTCCCGTGCTGGTGGACTGGGAACACGCCGGCTGGTACCTACCGGGATACGACCTGGCGACGCTGTGGCTGGTCCTCGGGGACGCTCCGGTGGCCCGGCGGCAGATCAGCCAGATCGCCCAGTCTGCGGGCCCGGTTTCCCGGGACGCCTTCCTGGTGAACCTGATGCTGCTCCTCACCCGGGAGATCCGCACCTACGAGACGGCCGTGCAGCGTTCGATGCACGATCCGGCCCCGGCGGCACCGGGCACGGCCCACCCGGGTGCCGCGCCGTCCGGCGAGGAACAGCGGCTGCTGCTCAGGCGGCTGCACGACGACTGTCAGATGGCCCGCAAGGCCGTCCGTGCGGCGGTCGGCACTCGCTGA
- a CDS encoding PP2C family protein-serine/threonine phosphatase: MPSPVSADRPAAQPSGRDSVEALISQARRLKDEVDAVRRNTRSDGAAPEGRWQRALYDLALHHLDDLDAHLAQLRDGPTSVSPAQAGPARTSASGPAPPAGPTCGSLLSRVGSAEWNLLTDEATWSGELYQILGRDPAGPALTLDDLPSLILDEDRPRLTAMVTDCLVDGKPIDGEFRVVRPDSCVRTVHMMGEPVLGPDGGTASMWAVLRDVSALRRSQRCVRETSESLQRHRRQEQTEHRITAELQEAVLPPWRGPLRLLHQGAPALDLAARRLPAAARASIGGDWYDALELPDGQTMLGVGSLTGQGVAVASGMAMLLGAVRGMAMSGAEPGELLTMLNQLFDTSVQPALGSAVCCRYRAENRTLLWAQAAHPVPLLYRNGTGHMLSPPDGVLLGATSGAGYGQAMATLQPGDLLLLHTEGLVTAHDQPTAVGRLLDMAPRFSAARTAQECVRAVVEELSKTRRADDVCVLVARVTS; this comes from the coding sequence ATGCCGTCCCCAGTCTCCGCGGACCGTCCAGCCGCCCAACCATCCGGACGCGACTCGGTCGAGGCGTTGATCTCGCAGGCACGGCGGCTCAAGGACGAAGTGGACGCGGTGCGTCGGAACACCCGAAGCGACGGCGCGGCCCCAGAGGGACGCTGGCAGCGTGCCCTGTACGACCTCGCACTGCACCACCTCGACGACCTCGACGCTCACCTGGCTCAGTTACGGGACGGTCCGACCTCCGTGTCCCCCGCCCAGGCCGGGCCCGCCCGGACGTCCGCCAGCGGTCCGGCACCGCCCGCCGGCCCTACGTGCGGATCGCTCCTCAGCCGCGTGGGCAGCGCGGAGTGGAACCTGCTGACGGATGAGGCGACCTGGTCGGGCGAGCTGTACCAGATCCTCGGCCGCGACCCGGCCGGTCCCGCTCTCACCCTGGATGACCTGCCCTCTCTCATCCTCGACGAGGACCGGCCCAGGCTGACCGCGATGGTGACGGACTGCCTGGTGGACGGCAAGCCCATCGACGGGGAGTTCCGCGTGGTGCGGCCCGACTCCTGCGTGCGGACCGTACACATGATGGGCGAACCCGTACTGGGCCCGGACGGTGGCACAGCATCGATGTGGGCCGTGTTGCGGGACGTCAGCGCATTGCGCCGCAGCCAGCGCTGCGTACGCGAGACCAGCGAGTCGCTGCAGCGCCACCGCCGGCAGGAACAGACCGAGCACCGGATCACGGCCGAACTACAGGAAGCCGTGCTGCCCCCCTGGCGTGGCCCGCTGCGCCTCCTGCACCAAGGGGCACCGGCTCTGGATCTGGCCGCCCGCCGCTTGCCCGCGGCTGCGCGCGCGTCGATCGGCGGCGACTGGTACGACGCACTGGAACTGCCCGACGGCCAGACCATGCTCGGCGTCGGCAGTCTCACCGGGCAGGGCGTGGCCGTCGCCTCGGGCATGGCCATGTTACTCGGGGCGGTGCGCGGCATGGCGATGAGCGGCGCCGAACCCGGCGAACTGCTCACCATGCTCAACCAGTTGTTCGACACCTCGGTCCAACCCGCCCTTGGCAGTGCCGTCTGCTGCCGCTACCGCGCCGAGAACCGCACTCTGCTCTGGGCCCAGGCAGCACATCCCGTCCCGCTGCTCTACCGAAACGGGACGGGGCACATGCTGAGCCCGCCGGACGGCGTTCTGCTCGGAGCCACTTCGGGCGCCGGCTACGGGCAGGCCATGGCAACCCTTCAGCCCGGGGATCTCCTCCTGCTGCACACCGAAGGCCTGGTGACGGCCCACGACCAGCCGACTGCTGTGGGCCGCCTGCTCGACATGGCCCCGCGCTTCAGTGCGGCGCGCACCGCGCAGGAGTGCGTGCGGGCGGTCGTGGAGGAGCTCAGCAAAACGCGACGTGCGGACGACGTCTGTGTGCTCGTCGCCAGGGTCACCTCGTGA